One window of Zalophus californianus isolate mZalCal1 chromosome 3, mZalCal1.pri.v2, whole genome shotgun sequence genomic DNA carries:
- the LOC113919276 gene encoding probable hydrolase PNKD isoform X1, with product MAAVVAATALKGRGARNARVLRGILAGATANKASQNRTRALQSHSSPECKEEPEPLSPELEYIPRKRGKNPMKAVGLAWAIGFPCGILLFILTKREVDKDRLKQMKARQNMRASNTGEYESQRFRASSQHAPSPEAGSGVQA from the exons ATGGCGGCGGTGGTAGCTGCTACGGCGCTGAAGGGCCGGGGGGCGAGAAATGCCCGCGTCCTCCGGG GGATTCTCGCAGGAGCCACAGCTAACAAGGCCTCACAGAACAGGACCCGTGCACTGCAAAGCCACAGCTCCCCAGAGTGCAAGGAGGAGCCGGAGCCCCTATCCCCTGAGCTGGAATACATTCCCAGAAAGAGGGGCAAGAACCCCATGAAAGCTGTGGGACTCGCCTG GGCCATCGGCTTCCCCTGTGGTATCCTCCTCTTCATCCTCACCAAGCGGGAAGTGGACAAGGACCGTTTGAAGCAGATGAAGGCTCGGCAGAACATGCGGGCATCCAACACGGGCGAGTATGAGAGCCAGAGGTTCAGGGCCTCCTCCCAACATGCCCCGTCTCCTGAAGCGGGGTCAGGGGTGCAAGCCTGA
- the LOC113919276 gene encoding probable hydrolase PNKD isoform X2, which produces MAAVVAATALKGRGARNARVLRGILAGATANKASQNRTRALQSHSSPECKEEPEPLSPELEYIPRKRGKNPMKAVGLAWAIGFPCGILLFILTKREVDKDRLKQMKARQNMRASNTGAFSVPGWLVGETTET; this is translated from the exons ATGGCGGCGGTGGTAGCTGCTACGGCGCTGAAGGGCCGGGGGGCGAGAAATGCCCGCGTCCTCCGGG GGATTCTCGCAGGAGCCACAGCTAACAAGGCCTCACAGAACAGGACCCGTGCACTGCAAAGCCACAGCTCCCCAGAGTGCAAGGAGGAGCCGGAGCCCCTATCCCCTGAGCTGGAATACATTCCCAGAAAGAGGGGCAAGAACCCCATGAAAGCTGTGGGACTCGCCTG GGCCATCGGCTTCCCCTGTGGTATCCTCCTCTTCATCCTCACCAAGCGGGAAGTGGACAAGGACCGTTTGAAGCAGATGAAGGCTCGGCAGAACATGCGGGCATCCAACACGG GAGCGTTCAGTGTTCCTGGCTGGCTGGTTGGGGAGACTACAGAGACTTAA
- the TMBIM1 gene encoding protein lifeguard 3, translating to MSNPSAPPPYEDRNPLYPGSPPQGGYAQPSVLPGGYPPYPAYPQPGYGHPAGYPQPMPPIHPMPMRYGPGQGYDGEERAVSESFGPGEWDDRKVRHTFIRKVYTIISIQLLITVAIIAIFTFVKPVGEFVRRNLYVYYVSYAVFLATYLTLACCQGPRRRFPWNIILLTIFTLAMGFMTGTISSVYETKAVIIAMIITAVVSISVTIFCFQTKVDFTSCTGLFCVLGIVMMVTGIVTAIVLSFKYIYWLHMVYAALGAICFTLFLAYDTQLVLGNRKHTISPEDYITGALQIYTDIIYIFTFVLQLVGDRN from the exons ATGTCCAACCCCAGCGCCCCCCCTCCGTATGAGGACCGCAACCCCCTGTACCCTGGCTCTCCGCCCCAGGGGGGCTATGCGCAGCCGTCCGTCCTGCCTGGGGGCTACCCTCCCTACCCTGCCTACCCCCAGCCTGGCTACGGTCACCCTGCTGGCTACCCGCAGCCTATGCCCCCCATCCACCCGATGCCCATGCGCTACG gcccaggccagggctatgatggggaggagagagcagTGAGTGAAAGCTTCGGGCCTGGAGAGTGGGATGACAGGAAAGTCCGGCACACCTTCATCCGAAAG GTTTATACCATCATCTCTATCCAGCTGCTCATCACGGTGGCCATCATCGCTATCTTCACGTTCGT gaagccagTTGGTGAATTCGTGAGGAGAAACCTGTATGTCTACTATGTGTCCTA TGCTGTCTTCCTGGCCACCTATCTGACCCTCGCCTGCTGCCAGGGACCCAG ACGCCGGTTCCCATGGAACATCATCCTGCTGACCATCTTT ACTCTTGCCATGGGCTTCATGACGGGCACCATTTCCAG TGTGTATGAaaccaaagctgtcatcattgcAATGATCATCACTGCTGTGGTGTCCATTTCGGTCACCATCTTCTGCTTCCAGACCAAG GTGGACTTCACCTCGTGCACAGGCCTCTTCTGTGTCCTGGGAATTGTGATGATGGTGACAGGGATTGTCACTGCCATTGTGCTGTCCTTCAAATAT ATTTACTGGCTCCACATGGTCTATGCTGCTCTGGGGGCCATTTGCTTCACGTTG TTCCTGGCTTATGACACGCAGCTGGTCCTTGGGAACCGGAAGCACACCATCAGCCCCGAGGACTATATCACTGGCGCTCTGCAAATCTACACCGACATCATCTACATTTTCACCTTTGTGCTGCAGCTTGTCGGGGATCGCAATTAA